The following coding sequences are from one Rutidosis leptorrhynchoides isolate AG116_Rl617_1_P2 chromosome 11, CSIRO_AGI_Rlap_v1, whole genome shotgun sequence window:
- the LOC139877752 gene encoding LOB domain-containing protein 16-like produces the protein MATTPGTGSPCGACKFLRRKCTIDCIFAPYFCSEQGSTRFAAIHKVFGASNVSKMLHQVAVADRCEAVVTIAYEAQARINDPVYGCVAQIFALQQQVACLQAQLMQVKAQMGQKYMDSRNHETKWAQNMAGAMAYQNYINTANFMNINTSPQSSMESMDHISNEGISIQEIQSKNDHDYDPGFYKKRLSESDLGELQELAVKMMRN, from the exons ATGGCAACTACACCAGGAACTGGCTCACCTTGTGGTGCATGCAAGTTTCTTAGAAGAAAATGCACTATTGATTGTATTTTTGCACCTTACTTTTGTTCAGAACAAGGCTCGACTCGGTTTGCAGCCATTCATAAGGTGTTTGGTGCAAGCAATGTTTCGAAAATGTTGCATCAAGTGGCAGTGGCTGACCGTTGTGAGGCAGTGGTCACCATTGCTTATGAAGCTCAAGCTAGGATCAATGATCCAGTTTATGGTTGTGTTGCTCAAATATTCGCCTTACAACAACAG GTGGCATGTTTACAAGCACAATTGATGCAAGTTAAAGCTCAAATGGGACAAAAGTACATGGATTCAAGAAATCATGAAACTAAATGGGCTCAAAACATGGCTGGTGCAATGGCTTATCAAAATTACATAAATACTGCAAATTTTATGAACATTAACACATCACCACAAAGTTCGATGGAGTCGATGGATCACATTAGCAATGAAGGAATATCGATTCAAGAGATTCAAAGCAaaaatgatcatgattatgatcctGGTTTTTACAAAAAGAGGCTTTCAGAAAGTGATTTGGGTGAGCTTCAAGAACTTGCAGTAAAAATGATGAGGAATTGA